Genomic window (Oryza sativa Japonica Group chromosome 3, ASM3414082v1):
AGCTACATTTGACGGCGAAAAAGAACAACACTACAGCCGGTAGTCGAGAATACCATGCATGGTTATACAACCAAACAACATGTTGTCAACAAGGAAGTTTAGACTAGTTTTGTTTGTCAAGAGCTAAAGTCTGTGCATTACGGCACAAACGTTTTACACACATTTCCTTGAGCTCTCTTTGCTCAACCCGACTCCTCCACAGCTTGTTATGTCGGCAAACTGTCATTTTTAATTACGGACTagcacctcctccccttccagGTGCTCTTGGCGCTTGTTCAGTTGCTGCCATGGGTGGCAACTGCGGCAGGTATCAATAGTAAGTAAAAACATATGTTTGAATAATATAGTGGAAATTAGTAAATGGTAAACTCAAACATTAGACGGTATGAAACAATGCTACGGATTCCATGCTGCATACTAAGCATGATATGTGGTcctttggggaaaaaaatcaattagcTGATTGCATAATTCCATGTACCACGCTTCCTCAAATATACACAGCAGGCTTCACATTGAGTGAGGATGGAGGACTTCAAATCCTAAGTGAACTGTATACAAAGAGTTAGCACAGTAAAAAAGAAGTACCTTCTGCTGAAGTCTCACTACTGTAGAAACCAAAAGCTTGTCACCAACAATCTGTCTCAGCTGCTTCACTAGGTCAGGCCTGCTTATCTTTCTCCTCTATTTTAACATCAAAAACCATACCATAATTAGCATGCCAGCAAACAAATATTGCATGTAGCTGAAAATCTCCAAAGGAAGGACAAATAACCTTGAATTCTTCATAATATTTATGCACCAGATCCATGTCCGAACGGGGTACTTTAGCGGAAATAGCAGCAAAAAGCATTGAAAAGGGCATCCAAGGTGAACTAGGAGACCTTGGACTTGGAGCACGCCCAAGCATACATGCTTGTTGTTCATCACCTGAAGACGCAATGGTCTGTAGACTGTCATCCTGCTCACAACAAGCAAGCAACAAATTAACAAGATGAAATTTTTCCTAAAACTGTCATCAAAATCAAGGTCAACTAAGCTCGCCCATTAAGTGCCAATTATCAATCATTCAATTGTGAACcagtttttcttttagaaaaatcaaCCGGATTAGTTTCTGCAAATTATGAAAAGCAGAGGAATTGGGCCAACAGAACCTGAATCCATTTCAGTAAATTTCATTTACATCCAAAGAGCATCAGCAAGAAGGAAACACATAACTAAGCAAAGTTCTTTGATCTTCCCGCCCCCATCCTACACCACTACCATATATGATCAGACATTAAAAGGTACTAATCAAcaacaaaaatgaagaaaaatatgaaattcCATCACCATCAAGTCAAGAAATACAAGAGTGGAATTCAATAAGGATCTGCCATAGGCCATAACCAAAATATAAAGAGATATAGTAATTGTCATCTTTATGTTTTTCGGGTTAAAGAACACTAACTGCGGAAACAGTAATAAATGGGAACCTATTTAAACGCCAACTGGAAATTTCGCTAATAAAGTGAGCAAATCCCATAACGAGAAGCACAAAACACGCCTTCAAGTCTAAGCATCCATTCACCCTTTCCACTACACTACATAATAGATCATTAAGCCTAGGTGAGACAAATTCAATTTTCCCGCAAAACGTACTACATGACAGAACTGAATTATGCTTCAGTGAACAACAGCACACCAGCTAAACCATAATATGCATACCTTGGTTGGATTGTCTAGTGCACCAGAATTTCTTATCTCAGAGATATTGGATGCAGTATCTCCTGTAACCAAATAGCATACAGTAATATAAAATAAGTTATCTAGGGCAAATGGAAAATAACGACACAAGGTAAaaaagagaggggaaaaaacATGGTATAGTACCATTGTTCATGTAAGGTACTTTGATAATAACAGCATATTCAGCATAAATGTGCTTATGCACATTAGCATCCCATATGATGTAATGCTTTGGCCTTTGGAGATCATCCACACCACTGTCAAAACTTTCACTGGTTGGCTGGCATTGATTTGATCCAGGGAAAACCACCTCAACATTCCCCATTATAACACGGCACAACATCATCCTTATGATTCCATTTTCGTCAATATCAGATAAACCAACACTGTGGACAAACTTCAAGTAAGACATAGGCTACTATACATCCAAAACAAAAGCAGTAACACCAGAGGCGTAAGAGCACATAGAACAAATAAATCAGAAACAAAAGGTATTTACCAGATATTGGAGGAGTTTGCTGGAGCAAGATGAGCCCCAACACCATACATTGGACCCTGCAGAGGTTTTGCTATTTCCAAAGCACCATTCATCATCATCTCCTCCATAGTACCCTTAGTGCAAGCAAGCCATGCATAACGCTCATTTGCATTTCCCCGTTGATTTTTTGTGACTTGTACCTCCTTCTGGAAAAGACTATAACGGGACCTCCCAAGTTGATCTAGCATTGGGGTTCTATAAATACCGATGATGTCTTTTTCAGTAAATAGATGGCCTGATCCTTGAAACAACAAATTCCGAACAGCTGAATCAGCACGCTGGACACTTTGATTATTACGAGGAGCTTGCATGGCCCCATCAGCAGTTTCATTCATATGGCTTAAATGGCCCTTTTTATTTTCCCCAGAAACTTCACCACTTTCATTGAGTACCTTCTGTTTGTCCTCCACTACATTATTGACCTCCTGAACATCAGAAAGCACTGCATCAAAAGACGCTGAACTTGAGCTTTCAGCTGCAGACATCCCATCATGTTCATGAGCTTCATAACTACTGCTTAGATCATGAAAACTTTTCAAGAACTCATTTTTTCCATGCTGCAGAGGTTCAGATGGTATTACTCCAGCACATGAATCCGGAGAGAAGCATTTACCATGATCATCGATCCAAGCAATTGGCTTGCTTATGGCCATCACAGAATCTAAACAAACCATCTGCATGAAGTCCAACAGGATGTGCCTGTTCTGGAATACTGCACTAGTAATTGGCCTCTTCAACTGGAAGCTCTGCTGTACCGAATTGACAACATCCTCTGGGAAGTCTCTCCATCCACCATGTTGGTGAGACATCACACGAACAGGCATCCCGCTTATCTTGAAGTTATTGTACCTCTCCAGAATGTCATCGGCAGAGCACATCATCTTGGACTTCTTATGTCCAGTCGAATCAGGAAATAAAGCGAGATTCTGTTTTGGACCATTCTGAGAGAGGTTGGGGGCGTCATTGGCCTCAGCACATTGAGTAGCACCCACACGCTTCCTCTTGCGGATAGTAGAATCCAGCACATGTTCATCCAGTGCAATTGCATTCTTtggttccattttttttttttacaaaagactCAACTAAGACTGGGTATTCATTTTCTTTACAGACTAACACCACTAAGTGAAAACAGTTAAGTTAATCTAGCTAATGAGACCTAGACAATGTTAGCATAGAGGTAGTTCCGATATAAGCCATGCTATCCAAAAGAGTAAGTGAAATACACCTGAGaccaagaggaaaaaaaaaggaataaagaTGGCATAAAGATGTATATATAAAGAGTACAAGAGACAGGCAATATTTAATTTATGTCTGGAACAATTATATATTCTTGCACATATCATTCATAGCCAACCCACGAGATTCTAGCTAAAACCTTTGTACCACAGGTGAATAAATTTGACGCAGGCCATACACCTCCTCAGATATCAACAGAAAAGTATAGGCCGTTTATTTTCCAAAAAGGATACGACAAACTATGCTTGTAAGGCTAAAATGTTGACTAACTAAAACAAAAGATAAGAGAAGATATATAAATCTTAGCATcaattatagaaaaaaaatacgagTCCTGTTATACTAGATGGACATCATGTTAAACTACTGTGACCACCTAGCCTACGAGAACACTAGTCTTAGAGATCAGAAAGCACTCCAGACTGAAAGCAATTAAGAACATGGAAATCTTGTCAGCCATAGTTTATTttctttaacaaaaaaaaagtttgatggATGGCTATTTTAActgaaaaaaatgtttcttcAGGACCCAACTCATCAAGAAATATGATAATAGTGCATCAGGCGTTTTACATGGCAATCATGTTATATTTCTTAAAGCATACATCCTGGTTGAGTGATGCGAACGTTAACTATAAAATCAATTCGTTTAAAAATAAGCCCCCATGGAGGGCATAAAATTAAACTCCTTTGTTAGTAACTCGCTATTAAAGGAGCTATACGATTAGCATGTATGGTACTCATCATTGTTGGCAGTAAGTATAAatctgaagaggggaaggagatTTTTCGGCATGCTCTGAAATGAAGGGCACAATTAATTGTGCTTCCCGCCACCATCAGTCGAAGCACAACTTCTGCTGGTGTGGCTGGTTGGCACAGAAGAAGGCGGCAACAGAAAATAATAGGAGAAGAAGATAACGGTGCTCCAGCAACAAGAAGAACATAATTCCATTGTTGGCCATGGTTCCTCCCCACGGACATTGGTGGAGAAACCAAGATGAAGGCCACAATACGATCCCATGGCACTGGAAAGCACGTAAGCACATCCATCACACGAGTTGTGAATATAGTAGCTGGATGATGACCGATGAACCCTGACGCACAAAGCTTGTTATGCCAATTAGATAAGCACCATCCATAACATTGAGTAAATCAAACTCAGTTTGCAATGGTTTGTTTAGCAAGTGATGAATGCGGATTTGGTTTATTTATGGCACCAGCAGTACAATAGGTGCAgtaatgggggggggggggaagataTAATTTTTATTAGGGCATGTATGATGATTTTTAGTATAAGAACGCTCCCTAAACCGCCGAAACATGAAACATGTACCTTTTAGATGACATGTAATGAGTGAAGGATGAAGAGAACATACTAGCAACACAGGGAACTAGCAGTTAACATCCACCAATCGAGGTTAGATCCTAGAGTCACacaagaaattaaattaattgtgCCTAGAAGAAGATATTGGATGCATATGCCTGTGCAGTCTAGAGCCCCAATCAACATGGATCATTTCGGACCATACAAGAACAACACCAAGAGTATatataaagaaaagaaaagaaaagaaaaacctagaACGAATCGAAGCCAAGCCCTGAAGATGATAGTAGTAAAATAACAAGAGATGGAGCGcacaagagagagaggaaggtggGATCGGGATTAGCAAGCAGTACCGGTAGGAGGTGGTCATCGCGTCGCGGGTAGAGATAGAATCGATTTCGATGTGGTTGAATCAAATCGAAAGGTAAAGGAAACCAGATAGAGATCGATAAGGGTGGTAGTAGAGAGGGCAGGATAGGCCTTGTAAAGAGGCGAATCCAATCCCGTGGGCcggcgggagggcggcggcggtgggggagatATTCCGGCGGGCGGCAATCCTAGCCTTGCCTTGCCtaggggcggaggaggaggattccGGTGGGcgagaggaaaggagaggaggggagggggaaggcgTTGTGTACGAGGCTGGGGTACGTATAGCAACTGCGCCGAATAGGGGAGGCCGCGTTCCCGTTCCCACCGTGGTGTGGGCTGTGGGCGGTGGAGATCGGACGGTGGAGGACGCGTGGTGTGTGGGTGGGGGGGTGCGTGAAGCAATTTTGGAATTTTCTTTCCTCTTTCTTGCACAAGGGGGCCGTGGACTTCAGTTGCAGCCCCAGCAGCAtcatgtgatgtgatgtgatgcgaccctctctctctctctctcatcttgtGACGTGGCGTCCGTTTCCTCCTCCTTTCCCAACCTTAtcgcctccttttctttttcacacCCCTAGCACTCTCAAAACAGtcggtaaaaaagaaaaaaaaatagcataaaAATTCCTCCCCTCTTCGCTAGAAGGCAGCAAGTGTCACTAGTTTTTCTTCGATATGTAACACCCTCGTTACGATGCTATATAGAGAGAAGCAAGAGCAAATAGTCTTTTTTGCTTTTCATCCCAACTTACATGTATAAATGGTAAATGTGACGAGGGTGTTACATATCGTCCTCGTCCTCCGTCGCCAAAAGTTCCATGTTAGCCACCAAGTCCTCTTTGCCCTCGCCAGCTACGTCTCCGCCTGCCAATCTCGACACCTCCTCTCTATCATTTATGTCTACACAGACGGCTGGATCTACGACCCTCGTCACCAACACCGATGCTCTCGCCCCTATCATCGGTCTCCACCTGCAGCCCCATGGACCTCAGCTCCTCCCTCTCGCCTCTGGGTGGTGCTTTCGTGCTCGAAACCGTTGGCACCGCTCCCGGGGCATCAATCTCTAACGGCTTGGTTGACAACgatgactactgcttgtgaggCGCGGTGGGGCTACAACTGCAGCGCCAGCTTGCAAGTAGCTTGACCGAGCGTGACAGCAAAGCACAGCGACTACTGCTCATGGGTTGCTTATTGCGCGAGGGCTGCAAGGCGCTACGGCTTGGTCATTAGCGGCAATGACTAGCTTGACCGTGTGCAACCTATCAACATGCACGAGGGCTGAGAGGCTCAGCGGGTGACAACAGCGACTGCTTGGTCGACGGTGCATAGAGCGAGGGCTGCAAAGGTAGAGCAGAATGGTCGTTAGCGGAAAAGACTGGCTTGACGTGTGCAACCTATCAACACAAGGGCTGAGAGACTCAATGGGGTGACGACGGCTGCTACTTGCTCGACGGTGCACAGAGCGAGGGATGCAAGGCATAGCAGCTTGGTCGATgacctggtcatgtaagaggAAAACGAAGGGTAAAATAATTCGAGGATAAATTTCTTTACTCTAATCTAACACCGTTAGCTTAAAATGTGATGAAAGTGCTACGTATCGAAGAAAAACCGGTGGTCTATGCTTCTAGTTGAAGCAGGAAACTTAATGCGAGTATATTTTTTACCAGGTTGTTTAGTTGCTATGGATCGAattttttcgtttttctttttcctttttcagtcCCACTATACTATAGTAAGCCAGCCCACTTATGCAGAGCAGATGGAAGGATTAATTGTTGGGCCGGACCATCTcatagaaagaaagaaattccagCCCATCCTAGGTCGATCCGCTTGCCTAGCTTGTGTCCCTGCCTGCCAATCAACACAAGATAGCTCAACATATATTGTGAATGAAGTCAAGTGGACAGTCCTTCAAAATGATATATCGATCGGCTTCGCAAGTTGTTTGGCTTATGGAAGTCGTTGTTCATGCATCtaccgatcgatcgagatcCATGATTGCTTGGATCTGTCAGATATATGGTAGATCTCTTCAGGATCGATATGATATATATACAAACAAACATActccatatgcatgcatgcatgatgcatgagCGGATCAGTCATCAGTGGTAACAAATCAAACTCTGCCACTTTGCCAGCTAGCTGCTGGCCGCGCTGCATGCCTGACACCCAAAACTTTTTAGATTGTTGTACTATATAATTGTGGTCAGAGAAGTTAAATAAAAATTTCtcttagaaaaataaattaattttaaaagacTGAAGGCTTAAACTGAAAAGCCACCACTCTCTTAACTAAACTAATACGGATCGGAGTATTAGTCATCAGATCCAATGTGAAATTAGTACGGGGCTACTCGTCATATCACTGCCCTCACTACGCTTGTGCGATCGAGATCAGTAAATTAAAGCTTTGAAGTCAGTATTGTTAGTTGTGCCATCTGCATTATGTTGGGGGTTTGCAGTAAAATCGAAATGAATTTGTTTTTGATAAATCTTATGTTAGATTATATATGCAAGTACTTTTTATAGGTGACCATGCATATTGGTCTTTTGCggttctagctagctaggccgTGTTGCAAAGGTGTGAAGGGAACTAGCAAAGAATGTAAGATATATATGCCGTTATTTAGAGATAATGGTCATGCAATTTTTGCCAATCATGGATACAAATTTAATAACAGGattttctttaataatatattGTTATATGAATAATGTCGGGATTATATTCTTTAAATTTGTGATGCAGCGGATATGGCAGGACtttcacattatttttttttaaaaaaaacactaactagctagctagcgtatGAAATGAGCCGACAGCGCTAAGTGTTAATTACTTTCTCAATAGTAGTACGTGTTGCGTGTGCATAGAGACGAAGTTGTCCTTGTACATcctttcattttattttatttttgaaaaattaaGATGAAAAACGTCCTCTGATCCTGTAGAAACAGTAGTCGATCCCCATGGTGTATTTTTAGCAAAAAGGATCCCCACGTACGCATGGTGTGTAGATTGTGGCCATGCATTATTAACTTAGCACTGCAGACTTTCGTGTTGTCTCATACACATGATGGTAGAACAGTGCCATGCCATGTACTCGATCCCCACcataaatatatgtatgcatcttgcattgttttgtttttacCAACATggctttatatatatatcttccttgatatatatatatatatataatctaggGATGATGGCTGCTACGGACATATATGGAAATGATAGTAAAGCTCTGTATACATTGTGATAAAAGAATTACTGGACATATGTTTGCAACAATATCGCTATAGTTTCTACAGGAAATTGTGCAGTGCTCGTGAGGGGGAAAACCAGGGGGCCCTTGCTAATAGACGACCGATTATTAAAATCGGAATTTCTAGTATATGCGTCTACATACTTTCAAAGTACTGTTTGGTCTCCGTTGAATAGATTCATATTGGTTGTGAAAAATTAAGGGACAATATATAAGTGGGTGAGCCCCTCGCTACCTTTTAGGGTGAGAAAGACCATTTACGATCCTATAATGGGTATCAGAGCCTGGCTAGTTTAACATCTCTGGCTCGAGGGACATACGTGTAAAGTCCTGATGGACCGTGTGCCTGCGGGACCTGTATACCTGAGGGACCATAGGAAAACGGTGAAGGGTTGAGAGACACTAATGTGTAAAGGGAAAGATTGTTGAATAATCCCGCATTGGTTGTGAaaagtgggggagcccctcacctcaaccCTTTACGATCCTATACGATCCTATACTTTACAATCCTATACTTTCTTCGTtctaaaagattttttttaagttagtcTAATGCGTATTAGAATGGGTCGAATGTGCGAATATGCCTTTCATTAAGAATTAATGGTTCTCCTGTGCTTTGATATGCTCGCCTAGATTTTTGACATGCCTAAGCTCTAACTAATTAATGATGTTTACGCCTGACGGTTTGAGGTAGGTGATGGTGTGTTCTCTATCTAAGAGAAGAGAAATGAGGATAACACAAAGAGGGCGAATGCAGACCTCATACCTAAAATTAATGTCATTCTAGGACAAACGTTTGAGTCGTGAAATGAGGTATTTGTGGCTCCGAAAGGGATCGTAACACTACTTACACTTACTTCTCGAGTAAAATACATggccggtccctaaacttgtgtggtggtgtcacttaggtctGTAAACTTGAAAATTGCACGTTTAGGTCCgtgaacttggtttaatgtaccacCCCGGTCGAAACATCCTTTGACTATGTTTGACCGccaacgtggcatgccacgtaggcaacacTTTTGCTCTCAACTCCCTCCACATCACAACACGTCGCATATATCTCCTTGTAGCTATTCAGTGACACCaaaatcccccccccccaaaaaaaatccttaaattgtTCTTCACTCTCAATTTTCTCCTTGTATGTATAGAAAATGTGGTCCTGATTATCAATTGCCATTGCTCTGCGCTCCAAAATGACATTATCCTTACACAACGGGCACTTGGTCAACAACACCTTCTTCCGACGACTTCAAGACAAGGACGAGCTTGGAGAATCCATGGGGATGCCTAGTGTGCAAGCGGCATTGCACTACCTCCGGCCGCTAATCCGACCGCACTGTGCCACCGCTAACCCCGCTGCACCACGCTGCCTCCTGCcgctaatctcaccgtcgagtCCGCCACAGCCACTACCTCTCGACCTCCTTCCACTAACCTCACCGTCGAAACCTTAGCCGATTTAGGGATATTTTAGGGGATTTGGGTTGAAATGCACTGATTAGGGAAAGTTATGTACGAAGATATATGTGGAGGGGGCTGAGCACAAAAGTGTTGCctatgtggcatgccacgttgGCGGTCAAACGTGGTCAAAGGATGATTGGACCAGGTGTGGTTCATTAAACTAAGTTCACGGAACTAAACGTGCAATTTTCAAGTTCACGGATCTAAGTGACACCACcccacaagtttaaggaccggccaTGTATTTCACTCCTTACTTCTATGTAGTTAAGAcaatattattttctgttttggATGTTTTCGGGCTATTTAACAGGACCCATCCCCTGAATCATTGTCTAGTGAAGCTAAAGCCAAACTAAACACCattaaatttttaatatttttaaagagCGGTGTAGGTGAATCTACTGGGAAAAATACATGGAAAAGTAAATCACGACCTTTTCCTAGCTTCACAACTCCATATCCATTTTTTATTTGGAGCTCTATCAAACATATCCTTTCTTTGAAAAATACTGAGCAAGACGTACATACTCATCAATTAACCCTACTTATTAATTGTATAAGGTTTTTAAGTAAATTAAGAATGAAAATAATCTTGATTGATTAATTATGGGAGTAATATTTAGGTTGTGTTCGTTCTAGTAGATTGAGATTTACCTCATTTTTCCTGCTCACGTTTTCCGAACTATTAAATAGTGCTTAATTTGCAAAAATTACTTTagagaagttgctttaaaaactCATAtcaattaatttttaaaatttaaaagaattaatactcaattaattatgcgctagcttatcttctcaatcttttcttttcccctacTCACAAACACTCTCTTAGTGGCAGGAGGGTTTCGGTAGGGCCCCCTTGAATCGCATGAAtaagaaaacataggaataggaaaaacgttggattttgataggaacgtaagtgtaaaatagagatagcaaaacacaggaaaaacatagaaattattgtttgattggaccgcaggaaaaacataggaattagaggagagataaagactcgaAGGAAAGTTTCCAtaaggttctacctcatgttaaaattcctccaaaacttgcatggcattaggcactccataggaatttcataggattctatAAGATCTATTCCTTTGATTCagagggctatataggaaaaatttctataggaatgaaatcctctaaaatttctatgaatttcctttgaatcaaagggggcctagcGCGCGCCCACACACACactgttggaattaatatatgggctaaggcccattcgaagattaattctttagaaaatcacaaaagcccacctcatgggatggcatgcatgtggagtttagtaccaccttgcttattctaggagagggggacctccttaaaagggaggatgccctcctagccacttgaagcatgtgtggtggagagaagagggggaacacgcgctcgctcgcctcgcctagcctggcagggcaggtggcgcgcgtgcacgacgtacgcgtcgaatggtccgcaaaattggctcctcacccttgcgcagatgcagcctccttttgcagttttgttttgctgcaggaaaattcggatttgttttgttttggaaacactccgaaaaatccggtgcgtgaaaatggcgtggagtccggataagttacgcgtgacttatccggttcgtttgtgcggagtggagatcgtgcgggcgccctgatcaagcgacctatctctatataaaccgagccgccgccttcacgcaaaacacacgaaatcaatctagggtttgcctcctcctctgtgctgcgccgtcactcgtagactactccatcccgctcgccgtcgtgcacctgcgatcgggagagcaggtctctggaacctctgccttcgacgtcttgcaccgggagaaggcggcaataaggtttttgggaagcacttcgcgcgactgctccctgttcgtccgcgacggctcgccttcctctccgcttgCGTGCtacgcgccttcgtcgacgctcgcaaccgcgagtagttcctgccgagcaatcggtctttccgccacctcggtacgtgttcgacatgttgcgcatatttgatctgttcatgttttactgcttagtttacatgtgtagatctaatgatgcgttaatgctagtatacatctgtaatgtcatgatttatttatagaatatattaaatcattatatgtctatattctcaacaatccaaaaaccttattatacgcactgtgattttactatggctggttttgccgatgcactgaggccagATAAATTTaccggtgtgcactttaagagatggcagatcagggtcactctgtggctgacagctatgaaatgcttctgggtgagtactggcaagccTATGGGCGTTCTTAATGCTGATCAGCAGAAAGAATTCGATgaggccactactctctttgtgggatgcattcttagcgtgctTGGCGAttgtctggtcgaggtgtatatgtatatgaccgacgctaaggagttgtgggatgcactgaatactaaattcggtgctactgatgctagcaatgatctgtatatcatggagcagtttcatgactacaagatgtcTGACAACcattctgtagtcgaacaggctcatgagatacaaaccatggctaaggaaatcgaactccttaagtgtgtcttacccgacaaatttgtggccgggtgtattattgcgaaactacctccatcttggagagatttcggtactgcactcaaacacaagagacaggaatactcctttgaggggttgatagcatctcttgatgttgaggagaaagctcaggaaaaagatgccgcgtctaagggcgatggtgggcagtccactGCCAAAGTTGTGCACAAGGCCTAggacaagagcaaggggaaatacaaagcttagaagaccaccaacttcaagaagaagaacaacaacaacaatcctaatcaggatgagaggagttgctttgtgtgtggtcaACCTGGCCATCTGGCCAGaaagtgtccacaacgcaaggggatgaagacacctgcagggcagacctCTAAGtttgctaatgtgaccattggcaacactggagatggaagcgggtatggtaatttacctactgttttttcagttaatcagtctactaattggtgggttgatacaggggccaatgtacatgtttgtgctgacatctcattgttttcttcttatcaggtcgcacggggttccaccgtcctaatggggaatgggtcacatgcttctgttcatggtgttggcacggtagatctgaagtttacttcgggaaagatcgtgcagctgaagaatgtgcagcatgtcccttctatcgacaagaatcttgttagtggctcccgtctgactagagacggatttaagttggtttttgagtctaataaagtagtcgtgttttaacatggatattttattggtaaaggttatgagtgcggaggtctgttccgcttttccctttctgatttctgcaataagtctgtgaaccatatttgtggcagtgtggatgatgaggctaatgtatggcactcacgtttatgtcatattaattttggcttgatgtctcggctttccagcatgtgtttaattcctaagttttccattgtcaaaggttctaagtgccatagttgtgtgcaatcaaagcaacctcgcaagcctcacaaggctgctgaggagagaaacttggcacctctagaactcctACACTCAGATCTCtatgaaatgaatggggtgttgacgaagggt
Coding sequences:
- the LOC4334829 gene encoding probable inactive poly [ADP-ribose] polymerase SRO1, which gives rise to MEPKNAIALDEHVLDSTIRKRKRVGATQCAEANDAPNLSQNGPKQNLALFPDSTGHKKSKMMCSADDILERYNNFKISGMPVRVMSHQHGGWRDFPEDVVNSVQQSFQLKRPITSAVFQNRHILLDFMQMVCLDSVMAISKPIAWIDDHGKCFSPDSCAGVIPSEPLQHGKNEFLKSFHDLSSSYEAHEHDGMSAAESSSSASFDAVLSDVQEVNNVVEDKQKVLNESGEVSGENKKGHLSHMNETADGAMQAPRNNQSVQRADSAVRNLLFQGSGHLFTEKDIIGIYRTPMLDQLGRSRYSLFQKEVQVTKNQRGNANERYAWLACTKGTMEEMMMNGALEIAKPLQGPMYGVGAHLAPANSSNICVGLSDIDENGIIRMMLCRVIMGNVEVVFPGSNQCQPTSESFDSGVDDLQRPKHYIIWDANVHKHIYAEYAVIIKVPYMNNGDTASNISEIRNSGALDNPTKDDSLQTIASSGDEQQACMLGRAPSPRSPSSPWMPFSMLFAAISAKVPRSDMDLVHKYYEEFKRRKISRPDLVKQLRQIVGDKLLVSTVVRLQQKLPPMAATEQAPRAPGRGGGASP